The DNA window TAACTGTAGGCGCCATGACCACTCTCCGTAAAAACGCCCGCGCTGCCGGTGTATACGTACGTGTAGTACGTAACACTCTGGCCCGTCGCGCCGTTGAAGGTACTGCTTTTGAGTGCCTCGGTGAAGTGTTCACTGGCCCAACTTTGATTGCTTTCTCTAACGAGCACCCAGGTGCCGCCGCACGTCTGTTGAAAGACTTCGCGAAAGAGCAAGCTAAATTCGAAGTTAAAGGTGCAGCTTTCGAAGGGAATTTCATCCCTGCAGCTGATATTGATCGTTTGGCAAAACTGCCAACTTACGAAGAAGCACTGGCACAGCTGATGATGACTATGAAGGAAGCATCTGCTGGCAAGTTCGTTCGTACACTGGCTGCACTGCGCGATCAAAAACAAGAAGCCGCTTAATTTCAAGCTGGCTGCTTAATCGAATTGAATTCAGAACATTAGGAAATTTTTGTTATGTCTATCACTAAAGACCAAATCCTCGAAGCCTTTGCAGCTATGTCTGTAATGGAAGTTGTTGAACTGATCGAAGCTATGGAAGAGAAGTTCGGTGTTTCTGCCGCTGCTGCCGTAGTTTCTGGTGGTGCTGCTGAAGCCGCTGTAGTTGAAGAGAAGACCGAGTTCGACGTAGTTATGACTGCCCACGGTGACAACAAAGTTGCTGTGATCAAGGCCGTTCGTGGTGCTACCGGTCTGGGTCTGAAAGAAGCCAAAGCTATGGCTGAATCTGCTCCAGTAGCCGTTAAAGAAGGTGTCTCTAAAGCAGAAGCTGAAGCTCTGGCCAAAGAACTGACCGAAGCCGGTGCTACTGTAGAGATCAAGTAAGCTATTATTTAGCTTGCAAACATTCGGGCTTGTCCCGGATGGAGGCTGGCGGTTTTTTAACCGTCGGCCTTTTTTGCGCTGTAAGCGTTGGCGATTTTTTTTCACCGTTTGTCGCCAAATTCTGCAGTCCCTAGCAGTGATTATTGGTTAGGTTCTTGCCTCAACGGTGATGGGCAAACGTGCTGAATTAACCCTTGTTGGTTCAGTCTTGGTCACATCTCGCAAGCAGAGGAAACCCATGGTTTACTCCTATTCTGAAAAGAAGCGTATTCGCAAAGACTTTGGTAAGCGTCCACAGGTGTTGGATATCCCTTACCTGCTGTCGATTCAGTTAGACTCTTTTAAGAAGTTCACCGATCAAGATCCCTCCGGTGAGCGTGGCCTTGAGGCCGCTTTCCGCAGCGTTTTTCCCATCAAGAGCTTTTCTGGTAATTCTGAGCTGCAATATGTCAGCTACAAGCTGGGTGAGCCCGTATTTGATGTGAAAGAGTGCCAGATCCGCGGCGTGACTTATTCTGCCCCCCTGCGCGTGAAACTGCGCATGGTGCTGTTTGATCGCGAAGCCGCCGCCGGCACAGTAAAAGACATTAAAGAACAAGAAGTCTACATGGGGGATATCCCTCTGATGACTGACAATGGTACCTTCGTTATCAACGGTACCGAGCGTGTTATCGTTTCTCAGCTCCACCGTTCTCCCGGTGTGTTCTTCGACCACGACCGTGGCAAGACTCACTCTTCCGGTAAGGTGCTGTATAACGCGCGTATCATTCCTTACCGCGGTTCCTGGTTGGATTTCGAATTCGACCCGAAAGATGCGCTGTTTGTGCGTATCGACCGTCGTCGTAAGCTGCCTGCGACCATCATCCTGCGTGCCCTGGAGTTCTCTACCCAGGAAATCCTGGATCTGTTCTTTGAGCGCGTAGAGTTCTCTATCAAGAAAGATTCACTGGTGATGGGTCTGGTTCCTGAGCGTCTGCGTGGCGAAACCGCCAGCTACGACATCAAGGATGCCGAAGGCACAGTTCTGGTTGAAAAGGGTCGTCGCGTTACTGCACGTCATATCCGTCAACTGGAAAAAACCAATACTACTGAACTGGAAGTACCGGTTGAGTACATTGTTGGCAAGATTGCCGCTCAGGATTATATCGATCCTGATACCGGTGAAGTATTGCTGTCTGCCAACTCTGAAATCCGTCTGGAAGATCTGGCCCAGCTGTCTCTGGCCGGCATCAAGAATATCGCGACCCTGTACATCAACGAACTGGATCACGGTGCCTACATTTCCGACACCCTGCGTATCGATTCTTCTACCAATCGCCTCGAGGCCCTGGTGGAAATCTATCGCATGATGCGTCCTGGCGAGCCGCCAACCAAGGATGCTGCCGAAGCCCTGTTCCAGAACCTGTTCTTCAGCGAAGAGCGTTATGACCTGTCCAAAGTAGGTCGTATGAAGTTCAACCGTCGTCTGGAGCTGCCCGATGACGAAGGTACCGGCGTACTGTCTAAAGAAGACATAGTTGCGGTGATGAAGAAAATCATCGAAATCCGCAACGGTTACGATGAAGTGGACGATATCGACCACCTGGGTAACCGCCGTATCCGTTCCGTTGGTGAAATGGCCGAGAACCAATTCCGCGTTGGTCTGGTACGTGTTGAGCGTGCCGTGCGTGAGCGTCTGTCTCTGGGCGATCTGAACGAACTGATGCCTCAAGATCTGATCAACGCCAAGCCAATCTCTGCGGCGGTGAAGGAGTTCTTCGGTTCTTCTCAGCTGTCTCAGTTTATGGATCAGAACAACCCGCTGTCAGAAGTGACCCACAAGCGTCGTATCTCCGCGCTTGGTCCCGGCGGTTTGACCCGTGAGCGTGCCGGCTTCGAAGTCCGTGACGTGCACCCAACTCACTACGGTCGTCTGTGTCCAATTGAGACCCCTGAAGGTCCAAACATTGGTCTGATCAACTCGCTGGCGACCTTCGCCCGTACCAACTCTTACGGTTTCTTGGAAACGCCATACCGTAAGGTGATCGACGGCGTGGTAACCGATGAAGTGGAATACTTGTCCGCCATCGAAGAAGGCCGTTATGTGGTTGCTCAGGCGAACATTGAACTGGACCACGAAGGTCGCATCCTGGAAGAGCAGGTTGCCTGTCGTCACAAAGGTGAATCTACCTTTATGCGCGCTTCCGATATCCAGTATATGGACGTATCGCCACAGCAGATCATCTCCGTGGCCGCTTCCTTGATTCCGTTCCTCGAGCACGACGACGCCAACCGCGCACTCATGGGCGCGAACATGCAACGTCAGGCCGTACCTACTCTGCGCTCAGACAAGCCGCTGGTAGGTACAGGTATTGAACGTGCCCTGGCTGTCGACTCAGGTGTGGTAGTGGCTGCCAAGCGTGGCGGTGTGATCGACTATGTCGACGCCAGCCGCATCGTGGTGAAAGTGAACGAAGACGAGCTGCGCCCAGGCGAAGCCGGTATCGACATCTACAACCTGACCAAGTACACCCGTTCGAACCAGAACACCTGTATCAACCAGCGTCCATGCTGCCAGGTAGGTGATCCGGTTGTACGTGGCGACGTATTGGCCGACGGTCCTTCTACCGACCTCGGTGATCTGGCCCTAGGTCAGAACATGCGCGTAGCCTTCATGCCTTGGAACGGTTACAACTTCGAAGACTCGATCCTGATCTCCGAGCGTGTGGTTCAGGATGACCGCTTTACCACCATCCACATTCAGGAACTGTCCTGTATCGCCCGTGATACCAAGCTGGGTAGCGAGGAAATCACCGCCGATATCCCCAACGTGGGTGAGTCTGCTCTGTCCAAGCTGGACGAGTCAGGCATCGTCTACATTGGTGCCGAAGTGAAGGGTGGCGACATTCTGGTTGGTAAGGTAACGCCCAAGGGTGAGACCCAACTGACTCCGGAAGAGAAGCTGCTGCGTGCCATCTTCGGTGAAAAAGCCTCCGACGTGAAAGACAGCTCGCTGCGTGTACCTAACTCAGTGAAAGGTACCATCATCGACGTTCAGGTATTTACCCGTGACGGCGTTGAGAAAGACAAGCGTGCCATCGAAATCGAAGAGATGCACATTGCTCAGGCCCGTAAGGACCTCTCCGAAGAGTTCAAGATCCTGGAAGAAGGTGTACTGGGCCGTGCCCGTAACCTGCTGCTGGGTGCCGGCTACACCGAAGCTCAACTGGCTGCCATTCCTCGTAAGGAAGTGCTGACCCAGGTGATCGACGATGAAGCCAAGCAAACCGAACTGGAACAGCTGGCCGAACAGCACGAAGAGCTGAAAGCCGACTTCGACAAGAAGTTCGAGCACAAGCGTCGCAAGATCACTCAGGGCGATGACCTGGCTCCAGGCGTGCTGAAGATCGTCAAAGTTTACCTGGCGGTTAAGCGCACCATCCAGCCTGGTGACAAGATGGCCGGTCGTCACGGTAACAAGGGTGTGATCTCCAAGATCTGTCCAATCGAAGACATGCCATACGATGAGCATGGTAACCCAGTGGATATCGTACTGAACCCACTCGGTGTACCTTCTCGTATGAACATTGGTCAGGTATTGGAAGTTCACCTGGGTGCCGCGGCCAAGGGTATCGGTAACCGCATCGCCGCCATGCTGGAAGAACAGCGTGAACTGGCCGAGCTGCGTGGTTACATCAAGCAAGCTTACGAGCTGGGCGAAGCTCAGCAGAAGGTGGATATCGACTCCTTCACCGATGATGAAGTCGTCCGCCTTGCCAAGCACCTGAAGGACGGTTTGCCAATCGCAACCCCAGCCTTCGACGGCGCGAAAGAGAAAGAGATCAAGCAAATGCTTGAACTCGCAGGTCTGCCAACTTCCGGCCAGCTGAAGCTGTTCGATGGTCGTACCGGCAACGAATTTGAGCGTGAAGTAACCGTAGGTTACATGTACATGCTCAAACTGAACCACTTGGTGGATGACAAGATGCACGCCCGTTCTACCGGTTCGTACAGCTTGGTTACCCAGCAGCCTCTGGGCGGTAAAGCCCAATTCGGTGGTCAGCGTTTCGGTGAGATGGAAGTGTGGGCCCTGGAAGCATACGGTGCTGCTTATACGCTCCAGGAAATGCTCACAGTTAAGTCTGATGACGTTAACGGTCGTACCCAGATGTACAAGAACATCGTTGACGGCAACCATCAGATGCAGCCTGGTATGCCTGAGTCCTTCAACGTATTGCTGAAGGAGATCCGTTCTCTCGGTATCAATATCGAGTTGGATCAAGAGTAAGACGCCGCCGCAGGCGCGTTTGGCAACTGAAATGGTGCCCGGCTCCCGGGCGGGGCACCTGGTTTAACTCCTTCAGGAGAGAAACGTGAAAGACTTATTAAAGTTTCTGAAACAGCAAAGCAAGACTGAAGAATTTAACGGCATCAAGATTGGTCTGGCCTCGCCCGACCTGATCCGTTCTTGGTCATTCGGCGAAGTAAAGAAGCCAGAAACCATTAACTACCGTACCTTCAAGCCTGAGCGCGAAGGTCTGTTCTGCGCCCGTATCTTTGGCCCCGTCAAGGATTACGAGTGTTTGTGCGGTAAGTACAAGCGTCTCAAGCACCGCGGTGTGATCTGTGAGAAGTGTGGTGTTGAAGTTACCCAGACCAAGGTACGTCGTGAGCGTATGGGTCACATTGAACTGGCCAGCCCAGTTGCCCACATCTGGTTCTTGAAATCACTGCCGTCCCGTATCGGTCTGATGCTGGATATGACCCTGCGTGATATCGAGCGCGTGCTGTATTTCGAATCTTTCGTGGTAATCGAGCCTGGCATGACCAGCCTCGAGCGCGGTCAGATGCTGACCGAAGAAACCTACCTCGACGCCCTCGAAGAGTACGGCGATGAGTTCGAAGCCAAAATGGGTGCCGAAGCGGTTCTGGAACTGCTGCGTGCCATCGATCTGGCCAAAGAAATCGAGCAGATGCGCGAAGAGCTGCCATCTATCAACTCCGAGACCCGTCGCAAGAAAGTGACCAAGCGTCTGAAGCTGATGGAAGCCTTCTACACCTCCGGCAACAAGCCTGAGTGGATGATCCTGAAAGTGCTGCCTGTGCTGCCACCGGACCTGCGTCCTCTGGTACCGCTGGACGGTGGCCGCTTCGCGACTTCAGATCTGAACGATCTGTATCGCCGCGTGATCAACCGTAACAACCGTCTGAAGCGTCTGCTGGATCTGGCTGCGCCGGATATCATAGTGCGCAACGAAAAGCGTATGCTGCAGGAATCTGTGGATGCGCTGCTGGATAACGGTCGTCGTGGCCGTGCCATTACCGGTTCCAACAAGCGTCCTCTGAAGTCCCTGGCCGACATGATCAAGGGTAAGCAAGGTCGTTTCCGTCAGAACCTGCTCGGTAAGCGTGTTGACTACTCAGGCCGTTCGGTAATTACCGTAGGTCCTACCCTGCGTCTGCATCAGTGCGGTCTGCCAAAGAAAATGGCACTGGAACTGTTCAAACCCTTCATCTATGGCAAGCTGGAAGGTCGTGGCCTGGCCACCACCATCAAAGCCGCCAAGAAGATGGTCGAGCGCGAAGTTGCCGAGGTTTGGGACGTACTGGATGAAGTGATCCGCGAACATCCCGTGATGCTCAACCGTGCACCAACACTGCACCGTTTGGGTATTCAGGCGTTCGAACCCGTACTGATCGAAGGTAAGGCAATCCAACTGCACCCACTGGTGTGTGCGGCATACAACGCCGACTTCGACGGCGACCAGATGGCGGTGCACGTACCCCTGACCCTGGAAGCTCAGTTGGAAGCCCGTGCGCTGATGATGTCTACCAACAACATCCTGTCGCCCGCCAACGGTGAGCCAATCATCGTTCCTTCTCAGGACGTGGTATTGGGTCTGTACTACACCAGCCGTGAGCGTGTAAACGGTCGCGGTGAAGGCATGGCCTTCGAATCTGTTGCCGAAGCCGAGAAAGCTTACCGCACTGGCGCTGCCGAACTGCATGCCCGTGTGAAAGTACGTATCACTGAAACCCAAATCGGTGACAACGGCGAGCGTACCCAGGTGCGTCGTATCGTCGACACCACAGTGGGCCGTGCACTGCTGTCACAAATCCTGCCTGCCGGTCTGTCATTCGACCTGGTGAACCAGGATATGGGCAAGAAGCAGATCTCCAAGCTGCTGAACACCTGTTACCGTCAGCTGGGTCTGAAAGATACCGTTATCTTCGCCGACCAACTGATGTACACCGGTTTCCATTTCGCCACCATCTCCGGTGCCTCTGTGGGTATCAACGACATGGTGATCCCGGATGAGAAGTACACCCTGGTGGCCGAGGCCGAAGCCGAAGTACTGGAAATCCAGGAACAGTTCCAGTCTGGTCTGGTAACTGCCGGTGAGCGCTACAACAAGGTGATCGACATCTGGGCAAGCGCCAACGAAAAAGTGTCCAAGGCGATGATGGAAAACCTGTCTACCGAGACAGTCATCAACCGTCAGGGTGAAGAAGAGAAGCAGAAGTCGTTCAACAGCATCTATATGATGGCCGACTCAGGCGCTCGTGGTAGTGCTGCCCAGATCCGTCAGCTGGCGGGTATGCGTGGTCTGATGGCCAAGCCAGACGGCTCCATCATCGAAACGCCCATCGTGGCGAACTTCCGCGAAGGTCTGAACGTACTGCAGTACTTTATTTCTACCCACGGTGCCCGTAAGGGTCTGGCGGATACGGCACTGAAGACAGCGAACTCAGGTTACCTGACTCGTCGTCTGGTGGACGTGGCCCAGGATTTGGTGGTTATTGAGGAAGACTGTGGCACCTTCGAAGGTTTGACCATGAAGCCGCTCATTGAAGGTGGTGATGTGGTTGAGCCGCTGCGTGAGCGCGTGCTGGGCCGTGTGGTTGCCGAAGACGTGTTCTTCCCTGGCACCGAAGACGTGCTGGCACCTCGTAACACCCTGCTGGACGAAGCCTGGTGTGACAAGCTTGAGCAGCACAGTGTTGACGAAGTAATAGTGCGCTCCGTAATCACCTGTGACACCGATTTCGGTGTGTGTGCAGCCTGTTACGGCCGTGACCTGGCCCGTGGTCACCTGATTAACCACGGTGAGGCCATTGGTGTGGTCGCTGCCCAGTCAATCGGTGAACCCGGTACACAGCTGACGATGCGTACCTTCCACATCGGTGGTGCGGCATCCAGGGCTTCTGCAGAAAACAGCGTACAGGTGAAGAACGCCGGTACCCTGAAGCTGCACAACGCCAAGCATGTTACCAACAGCGACGGCAAGCTGGTGATCGTGTCCCGTTCTTCCGAACTGGCAATCATCGATGAGCTGGGTCGTGAGAAAGAGCGTTACAAGGTACCTTACGGTACCGTGTTGGATAAGCTGGAAGAGTCTGCTGTTGAAGCCGGCGAAACCATCGCAAACTGGGATCCGCACACTCACCCAATCATCACCGAAGTGGCCGGTAACATTAAGTTCGTAGACATGATCGATGGCGTGACCATGACCCGTCAAACCGACGAGCTCACAGGTCTGTCTTCCATCGTGGTACTGGACGTGGGTCAACGTACCTCCGCCGGTAAAGAACTGCGTCCGATGATCCGTCTGGTGGACGACAACGGCAATGACCTGATGATCCCAGGCACCGACGTTCCTGCGCAGTACTTCCTGCCCGGCAACGCGATTGTGAACCTGGATGACAACGCTAAGATCAGCGTGGGTGACGCTCTGGCCCGTATTCCACAGGAATCGTCCAAGACCCGCGACATCACCGGTGGTCTGCCACGGGTTGCTGACCTCTTTGAAGCGCGTAAGCCGAAAGAGCCTGCAATCCTGGCCGAAATCAGCGGTACCATCTCCTTCGGTAAAGAGACCAAGGGCAAGCGCCGTCTGGTCATTACCCCGAACGACGGTGGTGATGCCTACGAGGAAATGATTCCAAAGTGGCGTAACCTGAACGTGTTCGAAGGTGAAAAGGTTGAGCGTGGTGAAGTGATTGCCGACGGTCCGGAAGCGGCCCATGACATTCTGCGTCTGCGTGGTATCCACAGTGTGGCCAACTACATAGTCAACGAAGTTCAGGACGTTTACCGTCTGCAGGGTGTGAAGATCAACGATAAGCATATCGAAGTGATCATCCGCCAGATGCTGCGTAAGTGCATCATCACTGAAGCCGGTGATTCCGAGTTCCTCGAAGGTGAGCAGCTGGAAGTGTCCCGCGTCAAGATCGTTAACCGCGAACTGGAAGCTCAGGGCAAGCGTCCGGCCAAGTTCGAGCGCGATCTGCTGGGTATCACCAAGGCGTCTCTGGCGACCGAGTCCTTCATCTCTGCGGCCTCGTTCCAGGAGACCACTCGCGTTCTGACCGAAGCAGCAGTTGGCGGCAAGTCCGACAATCTGCGTGGTCTGAAAGAGAACGTGATCGTGGGTCGTCTGATCCCGGCCGGTACCGGTTATGCCTACCACAAGAACCGCAACCAGGCGCGTGCCAAGGGCGAGGTGGTTGAGGCGCAAACCGTGAGTGCCAGCGAAGCCGAGCAAAACCTGGCTGATCTGCTGAATCTGGCAGGCAGCCAAGAGTAATCTGGCGTCCATAATGAAAAAGGCGTCGCGAGACGCCTTTTTTTTCGCCATTTGACCACAAAGGTTGGCTATTTCTTGACAGTCTGCCCCGACCTTTCTACAATTTCGCGTCCCACTACTGTGGGATAGATTTTTCACACCTTATTGTTGAGTTAGATTCAACTGATTTGGAGCTATACATGGCAACTGTAAACCAGTTGGTACGTAAGCCACGTGCGCCGAAAGTCGACAAGACTAACGTGCCTGCGTTGAATGCGTGCCCACAGAAGCGTGGTGTTTGTACTCGCGTGTACACCACTACCCCTAAAAAACCAAACTCTGCACTGCGTAAAGTAGCGCGTGTGCGTCTGACCAACGGTTTCGAAGTGACTTCGTACATCGGCGGTGAAGGCCACAACCTGCAAGAGCACAGCGTGATCCTGATCCGTGGCGGTCGTGTTAAAGACCTTCCCGGTGTTCGCTATCACACTGTTCGTGGTGCCCTGGACTGCGCCGGCGTTAGCGCCCGTCGTCAAGGCCGCTCTAAGTACGGTGCTAAGCGTCCTAAGTCTTAATGGCATCCCGTTAAGTAAGGCCAAGCTAAATTAATCGATTCCGGTTTTGGAAATCCCTGAAGCATACGGAGAAAAGTTATGCCAAGACGTCGCGTAGTAGGACAACGTAAGATCCTACCTGATCCAAAGTTTCACAGTGAGTTGCTGGCTAAGTTCATCAACGTCATTATGCAGGATGGCAAAAAGTCAACTGCTGAAAAAATTATCTACAAAGCACTGGATGTGGTTGCCGAGAAGAAAGGCGCTGATCATCTGGTGATCCTGGAAGCTGCTCTGGACAACGTTCGCCCATCCGTGGAAGTTAAGTCTCGCCGCGTGGGTGGTTCTACCTATCAGGTTCCATGTGAAGTTCGTCCAGTCCGTCGTAATGCCCTGGCAATGCGTTGGTTGGTTGAAGCTGCTCGTAAGCGTGGTGAAAAATCTATGGCTCTGCGTCTGGCCGGCGAAATGCTGGATGCATCCGAAAACAAAGGCACTGCCGTTAAGAAGCGCGAAGACGTGCATCGTATGGCAGAAGCGAACAAAGCGTTCGCACATTACCGCTGGTAATAAAATGGCGCGGGCAGCCTTGGTTGTCCGCGCCTTAATGGATATTGCCGGAAGCTTTTTCCGGTTTAGAGGGTTAAATCGTGGCTCGTACAACTCCTATTGAGCGTTACCGTAACATCGGTATTTGTGCTCATGTTGACGCAGGTAAAACCACAACTACTGAGCGTGTTCTGTTTTACACTGGTCTGTCTCATAAAATCGGTGAAGTGCATGACGGTGCTGCGACGACAGATTGGATGGTACAGGAGCAAGAGCGTGGTATTACCATTACCTCTGCTGCGGTAACCACCTTCTGGCGCGGTATGGACGCCCAGTTTACCGAACACCGCATCAACATCATCGACACCCCCGGACACGTTGACTTCACCATTGAAGTAGAACGTTCTCTGCGCGTGCTCGACGGTGCTGTGGTAGTGTTCTGTGGCGCATCCGGCGTAGAACCACAATCTGAAACCGTATGGCGTCAAGCTGACAAGTACGGTGTACCTCGCATGGTATTCGTTAACAAAATGGATCGCGCCGGTGCCGATTTCGATCGCGTGTGCAAACAGATCCGTAACCGTTTGGGCGCAACCTGCGTGCCTATTCAGCTCAATATTGGTGCTGAAGACGAATTCAAAGGTGTTATCGACCTTATCAAGATGAAGGCCATCAACTGGAACGAAGCGGACCAGGGGATGACGTTCAACTACGAAGATATTCCTGCCCATCTTGTTGATAAAGCCAACGAGATGCGTGAATACCTGGTGGAAAGTGCCGCCGAAGCCTCTGAGGAGTTGATGGAAAAGTACCTGGAAACAGGTGAACTGTCCGAAACCGAAATCAAGGCCGCGCTGCGCCAACGTACCATCAACAATGAAATTGTACTCGCCACCTGTGGCAGCGCCTTTAAGAATAAGGGCGTGCAGGCGGTGCTGGACGCCGTTGTCGAATACCTGCCGGCGCCAATAGACGTGCCTGCAATCAAGGGTATTGATGACGATGAGAAGGAAGTAGAACGTCATGCTGACGACAATGCTCCTTTCTCAGCGCTGGCATTCAAGATAGCCACTGACCCCTTCGTGGGTTCGCTGACCTTTATCCGGGTGTATTCCGGGGTACTGGAGTCGGGTGCGGCCGTGTACAACTCAGTGAAGCAAAAGCGCGAACGTATTGGCCGTATCGTCCAGATGCATGCCAACGACCGTACCGAACTGAAGGAAGTTCGTGCCGGTGATATCGCCGCTGCCATTGGTCTCAAGGATGTCACTACGGGCGATACCCTGTGTGATATTGACCACAAGGTTATCCTTGAGCGTATGGAATTCCCTGAGCCGGTGATCACTATCGCCGTGGAGCCTCGCTCCAAGGCCGACCAGGACAAAATGGGTATCGCACTGCAAAAATTGGCAGCCGAAGATCCATCTTTCCGGGTTGAAACCGATGCTGAATCAGGACAAACCCTGATTTCAGGCATGGGTGAGCTACACTTGGACATTATTGTTGATCGCATGCGTCGCGAGTTCAGCGTCGAGTGCAACGTGGGTAAACCCCAGGTGGCT is part of the Shewanella cyperi genome and encodes:
- the rplJ gene encoding 50S ribosomal protein L10, giving the protein MALRLEDKKAIVAEVNEAAKGALSAVVADSRGVTVGAMTTLRKNARAAGVYVRVVRNTLARRAVEGTAFECLGEVFTGPTLIAFSNEHPGAAARLLKDFAKEQAKFEVKGAAFEGNFIPAADIDRLAKLPTYEEALAQLMMTMKEASAGKFVRTLAALRDQKQEAA
- the rplL gene encoding 50S ribosomal protein L7/L12; this encodes MSITKDQILEAFAAMSVMEVVELIEAMEEKFGVSAAAAVVSGGAAEAAVVEEKTEFDVVMTAHGDNKVAVIKAVRGATGLGLKEAKAMAESAPVAVKEGVSKAEAEALAKELTEAGATVEIK
- the rpoB gene encoding DNA-directed RNA polymerase subunit beta — its product is MVYSYSEKKRIRKDFGKRPQVLDIPYLLSIQLDSFKKFTDQDPSGERGLEAAFRSVFPIKSFSGNSELQYVSYKLGEPVFDVKECQIRGVTYSAPLRVKLRMVLFDREAAAGTVKDIKEQEVYMGDIPLMTDNGTFVINGTERVIVSQLHRSPGVFFDHDRGKTHSSGKVLYNARIIPYRGSWLDFEFDPKDALFVRIDRRRKLPATIILRALEFSTQEILDLFFERVEFSIKKDSLVMGLVPERLRGETASYDIKDAEGTVLVEKGRRVTARHIRQLEKTNTTELEVPVEYIVGKIAAQDYIDPDTGEVLLSANSEIRLEDLAQLSLAGIKNIATLYINELDHGAYISDTLRIDSSTNRLEALVEIYRMMRPGEPPTKDAAEALFQNLFFSEERYDLSKVGRMKFNRRLELPDDEGTGVLSKEDIVAVMKKIIEIRNGYDEVDDIDHLGNRRIRSVGEMAENQFRVGLVRVERAVRERLSLGDLNELMPQDLINAKPISAAVKEFFGSSQLSQFMDQNNPLSEVTHKRRISALGPGGLTRERAGFEVRDVHPTHYGRLCPIETPEGPNIGLINSLATFARTNSYGFLETPYRKVIDGVVTDEVEYLSAIEEGRYVVAQANIELDHEGRILEEQVACRHKGESTFMRASDIQYMDVSPQQIISVAASLIPFLEHDDANRALMGANMQRQAVPTLRSDKPLVGTGIERALAVDSGVVVAAKRGGVIDYVDASRIVVKVNEDELRPGEAGIDIYNLTKYTRSNQNTCINQRPCCQVGDPVVRGDVLADGPSTDLGDLALGQNMRVAFMPWNGYNFEDSILISERVVQDDRFTTIHIQELSCIARDTKLGSEEITADIPNVGESALSKLDESGIVYIGAEVKGGDILVGKVTPKGETQLTPEEKLLRAIFGEKASDVKDSSLRVPNSVKGTIIDVQVFTRDGVEKDKRAIEIEEMHIAQARKDLSEEFKILEEGVLGRARNLLLGAGYTEAQLAAIPRKEVLTQVIDDEAKQTELEQLAEQHEELKADFDKKFEHKRRKITQGDDLAPGVLKIVKVYLAVKRTIQPGDKMAGRHGNKGVISKICPIEDMPYDEHGNPVDIVLNPLGVPSRMNIGQVLEVHLGAAAKGIGNRIAAMLEEQRELAELRGYIKQAYELGEAQQKVDIDSFTDDEVVRLAKHLKDGLPIATPAFDGAKEKEIKQMLELAGLPTSGQLKLFDGRTGNEFEREVTVGYMYMLKLNHLVDDKMHARSTGSYSLVTQQPLGGKAQFGGQRFGEMEVWALEAYGAAYTLQEMLTVKSDDVNGRTQMYKNIVDGNHQMQPGMPESFNVLLKEIRSLGINIELDQE
- the rpoC gene encoding DNA-directed RNA polymerase subunit beta', coding for MKDLLKFLKQQSKTEEFNGIKIGLASPDLIRSWSFGEVKKPETINYRTFKPEREGLFCARIFGPVKDYECLCGKYKRLKHRGVICEKCGVEVTQTKVRRERMGHIELASPVAHIWFLKSLPSRIGLMLDMTLRDIERVLYFESFVVIEPGMTSLERGQMLTEETYLDALEEYGDEFEAKMGAEAVLELLRAIDLAKEIEQMREELPSINSETRRKKVTKRLKLMEAFYTSGNKPEWMILKVLPVLPPDLRPLVPLDGGRFATSDLNDLYRRVINRNNRLKRLLDLAAPDIIVRNEKRMLQESVDALLDNGRRGRAITGSNKRPLKSLADMIKGKQGRFRQNLLGKRVDYSGRSVITVGPTLRLHQCGLPKKMALELFKPFIYGKLEGRGLATTIKAAKKMVEREVAEVWDVLDEVIREHPVMLNRAPTLHRLGIQAFEPVLIEGKAIQLHPLVCAAYNADFDGDQMAVHVPLTLEAQLEARALMMSTNNILSPANGEPIIVPSQDVVLGLYYTSRERVNGRGEGMAFESVAEAEKAYRTGAAELHARVKVRITETQIGDNGERTQVRRIVDTTVGRALLSQILPAGLSFDLVNQDMGKKQISKLLNTCYRQLGLKDTVIFADQLMYTGFHFATISGASVGINDMVIPDEKYTLVAEAEAEVLEIQEQFQSGLVTAGERYNKVIDIWASANEKVSKAMMENLSTETVINRQGEEEKQKSFNSIYMMADSGARGSAAQIRQLAGMRGLMAKPDGSIIETPIVANFREGLNVLQYFISTHGARKGLADTALKTANSGYLTRRLVDVAQDLVVIEEDCGTFEGLTMKPLIEGGDVVEPLRERVLGRVVAEDVFFPGTEDVLAPRNTLLDEAWCDKLEQHSVDEVIVRSVITCDTDFGVCAACYGRDLARGHLINHGEAIGVVAAQSIGEPGTQLTMRTFHIGGAASRASAENSVQVKNAGTLKLHNAKHVTNSDGKLVIVSRSSELAIIDELGREKERYKVPYGTVLDKLEESAVEAGETIANWDPHTHPIITEVAGNIKFVDMIDGVTMTRQTDELTGLSSIVVLDVGQRTSAGKELRPMIRLVDDNGNDLMIPGTDVPAQYFLPGNAIVNLDDNAKISVGDALARIPQESSKTRDITGGLPRVADLFEARKPKEPAILAEISGTISFGKETKGKRRLVITPNDGGDAYEEMIPKWRNLNVFEGEKVERGEVIADGPEAAHDILRLRGIHSVANYIVNEVQDVYRLQGVKINDKHIEVIIRQMLRKCIITEAGDSEFLEGEQLEVSRVKIVNRELEAQGKRPAKFERDLLGITKASLATESFISAASFQETTRVLTEAAVGGKSDNLRGLKENVIVGRLIPAGTGYAYHKNRNQARAKGEVVEAQTVSASEAEQNLADLLNLAGSQE
- the rpsL gene encoding 30S ribosomal protein S12; the encoded protein is MATVNQLVRKPRAPKVDKTNVPALNACPQKRGVCTRVYTTTPKKPNSALRKVARVRLTNGFEVTSYIGGEGHNLQEHSVILIRGGRVKDLPGVRYHTVRGALDCAGVSARRQGRSKYGAKRPKS
- the rpsG gene encoding 30S ribosomal protein S7, which produces MPRRRVVGQRKILPDPKFHSELLAKFINVIMQDGKKSTAEKIIYKALDVVAEKKGADHLVILEAALDNVRPSVEVKSRRVGGSTYQVPCEVRPVRRNALAMRWLVEAARKRGEKSMALRLAGEMLDASENKGTAVKKREDVHRMAEANKAFAHYRW